From a single Oxalobacter vibrioformis genomic region:
- the secB gene encoding protein-export chaperone SecB, protein MSSETTAETSQPIFQLQTIYLKDLSLEQPNSPAIFLEQKMPDLQITVNVGVEALAETTYETTVTVTLTAKVGDKTAYLIEAKQAGIFEVRNLPKETLDQVLYITCASIVYPYLRANVADIVLRSGFPPVHLVEINFEAYFRERVQQEQATQQVAANGSETPVQ, encoded by the coding sequence ATGTCTTCTGAAACCACTGCTGAAACGTCCCAACCCATATTCCAGCTCCAGACGATTTACCTGAAAGATCTTTCACTTGAACAGCCCAATTCACCGGCTATTTTTCTGGAACAGAAAATGCCGGATTTGCAGATCACGGTCAATGTCGGCGTAGAAGCACTGGCAGAAACGACGTATGAAACAACCGTCACGGTTACCCTGACAGCAAAGGTCGGTGACAAAACGGCTTACCTGATTGAAGCCAAGCAGGCTGGTATCTTTGAGGTGCGCAACCTGCCAAAAGAGACGCTTGATCAGGTGCTTTACATTACCTGCGCAAGCATTGTCTATCCGTACCTGCGCGCCAATGTGGCTGATATTGTGCTCCGTTCTGGTTTTCCGCCGGTTCACCTGGTTGAAATCAATTTTGAAGCCTATTTCCGTGAACGTGTCCAGCAGGAACAGGCAACGCAGCAGGTTGCCGCCAATGGCAGCGAAACGCCAGTGCAGTAA
- the gpmA gene encoding 2,3-diphosphoglycerate-dependent phosphoglycerate mutase gives MYKIVFMRHGQSAWNFENRFTGWTDVDLTEQGRAEAKTAGSILRKAGFEFDLAYTSVLKRAIRTLLIALDEMDCMWLPVSCQWRLNERHYGALQGLNKAETADKYGSEQVHVWRRSYTTPPPALNPDDPRTSYAAPAYRTLSRDEIPLTESLKDTVARVMPLWNDVIAPQVREGKRILMSAHGNSLRALFKELDNISDDDIVGLNIPTGQPIVYELDANLKPIRNYYLDVNT, from the coding sequence ATGTATAAAATTGTATTCATGCGACACGGGCAATCGGCCTGGAACTTTGAAAACCGCTTCACCGGCTGGACGGATGTCGACCTGACCGAGCAGGGCCGGGCAGAGGCCAAAACAGCCGGCAGCATTTTGCGAAAGGCCGGCTTTGAATTCGATCTTGCCTATACCTCCGTTCTCAAGCGGGCAATCCGGACACTTCTGATTGCGCTGGATGAAATGGATTGCATGTGGTTGCCCGTATCCTGCCAGTGGCGCTTGAACGAAAGGCATTACGGCGCTTTGCAGGGATTAAACAAGGCCGAAACGGCTGACAAATACGGTTCAGAGCAGGTTCACGTCTGGAGAAGGAGTTACACCACGCCACCGCCTGCTCTCAACCCGGATGATCCCCGTACATCCTACGCTGCCCCGGCATATCGCACACTCAGCCGCGATGAAATACCATTGACTGAAAGCCTGAAAGATACCGTTGCCCGTGTCATGCCGTTATGGAATGATGTCATCGCACCACAGGTTCGCGAAGGCAAGCGTATCCTGATGTCAGCGCACGGTAACAGCCTGCGGGCACTTTTCAAGGAGCTGGATAATATCAGCGATGATGATATTGTCGGACTCAATATTCCCACGGGACAACCTATTGTCTACGAGCTGGATGCCAACCTGAAACCTATCCGGAATTACTATCTGGATGTGAATACCTGA
- a CDS encoding NAD(P)H-dependent glycerol-3-phosphate dehydrogenase: MNITVLGAGAWGTALAIALAERHPVMVWDRNADIIHAAEKSRENKAALPGFKLPEQLRLTAVFEAALDHIQDKNSLLFVATSVAGLRPVTENLKRFSIPNLVWLCKGFEENTGRLPHQVVSEIIPDSVSRGVLSGPSFAQEVAAGLPCALTIASDSSLLQQQVIGTANFGNMRIYSSDDVTGVEVGGAIKNILAIATGLSDGMGLGTNARAALMTRGLAEITRLGIALGGRQETFMGLTGMGDLILTCTGDLSRNRQVGLALAKGMSLDVIVAELGHVAEGVRCAQAVRTLAKEHQVEMPIANAVAGVLFDGISPREMLARLLARDARNEADHAYGKPV, from the coding sequence ATGAATATTACGGTTCTTGGTGCCGGTGCCTGGGGTACTGCATTGGCGATTGCGCTCGCTGAGCGCCATCCGGTTATGGTGTGGGACAGAAATGCTGACATTATTCATGCGGCAGAAAAATCCCGTGAAAACAAAGCCGCGCTCCCCGGATTCAAATTACCTGAGCAACTTCGGCTTACTGCGGTTTTTGAAGCGGCACTGGATCATATTCAGGATAAAAATTCGTTGCTTTTTGTTGCAACGTCTGTTGCGGGATTGCGTCCGGTCACGGAAAACCTGAAACGTTTTTCGATTCCCAATCTCGTCTGGTTATGCAAGGGCTTTGAAGAAAATACAGGACGCCTGCCGCATCAGGTTGTCTCCGAGATTATTCCAGACAGCGTCAGCCGGGGCGTGCTGTCCGGTCCATCGTTTGCGCAGGAAGTGGCGGCAGGGCTCCCTTGTGCGCTGACCATCGCATCGGATTCATCCCTGCTGCAACAGCAAGTGATCGGGACGGCTAATTTTGGCAATATGCGGATATATTCCAGCGATGATGTGACCGGTGTTGAAGTGGGGGGCGCAATCAAGAATATCCTGGCGATTGCGACCGGCCTGTCGGATGGTATGGGATTGGGCACCAATGCGCGGGCAGCGCTGATGACGCGCGGACTGGCTGAAATCACCCGGCTGGGAATAGCGCTGGGGGGGAGACAGGAAACCTTTATGGGATTGACCGGAATGGGAGACCTGATTCTGACATGCACCGGCGATTTATCCCGTAATCGCCAGGTCGGGCTTGCCCTGGCAAAAGGGATGTCACTGGATGTCATTGTGGCTGAGCTGGGGCATGTTGCTGAGGGGGTGCGCTGTGCGCAGGCAGTCAGAACGCTGGCAAAAGAACATCAGGTGGAAATGCCGATTGCCAATGCGGTCGCCGGGGTGCTTTTTGACGGAATTTCACCGAGAGAAATGCTTGCCCGGCTGCTTGCGCGGGATGCGCGCAATGAAGCGGATCATGCCTATGGAAAACCCGTTTGA
- a CDS encoding rhodanese-like domain-containing protein: protein MLNFIWDNVFLICVIVYCIGALLWPRIRRGARISHTVATTMINKGKAAIIDIRDQKEYKAGHLLNAIHVPYDSLEERMPRIEKLKSQPVIVVCEDGKRSRTAADLLRKAGFTQVFSLDGGMTGWKTNSLPVTQ from the coding sequence ATGCTGAATTTTATTTGGGATAATGTTTTTTTAATTTGTGTCATTGTGTATTGCATCGGCGCGTTGCTGTGGCCAAGGATCCGCCGCGGCGCCCGTATCAGCCATACCGTGGCCACCACCATGATCAATAAGGGCAAGGCGGCTATTATTGATATCCGCGACCAGAAAGAGTACAAGGCCGGGCACCTCCTGAATGCCATTCATGTGCCTTATGACTCCCTTGAGGAGCGTATGCCCCGTATTGAGAAGCTTAAATCACAGCCGGTTATTGTGGTCTGTGAAGATGGCAAGCGCTCACGAACGGCAGCTGATCTGTTGAGAAAAGCCGGGTTTACCCAGGTCTTCAGCCTGGATGGCGGTATGACTGGCTGGAAAACCAACAGTTTGCCGGTCACGCAATAA
- the grxC gene encoding glutaredoxin 3 — protein sequence MAPRILMYTKEVCPYCTMAEKLLQLKGVPHIEKTYIDRDDRLRDEMMEKTGRRTVPQIYIGDTHVGGYDDLAALDKQGLLEPMLKKS from the coding sequence ATGGCTCCCCGTATCCTGATGTATACAAAAGAAGTGTGCCCTTATTGCACGATGGCTGAAAAGCTCCTGCAGTTAAAGGGTGTGCCGCATATCGAGAAAACCTATATCGACAGGGACGACCGCCTGCGCGATGAGATGATGGAAAAAACCGGGCGGCGCACGGTTCCCCAGATATATATCGGTGATACGCATGTCGGTGGATATGATGACCTCGCCGCCCTTGACAAGCAGGGACTGCTTGAACCCATGCTGAAAAAATCCTGA
- a CDS encoding peptidoglycan DD-metalloendopeptidase family protein: protein MPVKKEIGCHVFLLALTVFLSAVLTAPYTAAQTSKKTATTQNSKTKTPAKSGSTSTKKTTAKPATKTAASSKKPAKAATKSPAKASDTKQKQVAETERGKVRQQLTHLKKEIGKTETEKGKAADTLAKSEEAIKSTNRTIQELEQKHASTENRLGQLTSEQSQLEKTVAQQQDQLAKLLQEQYISGNEDRMKLLLSGDNPNRINRELQYMTYISEAQAKLTIALRANLKTVDGKRQQTESTKQELEKIAQQKQTQKQKLEKEKAERAVLLAQLSSKLKEQQKQAERLAQDEKRLSSLVDNLARKIEEQRKAAAARKAAAAKKQAAKKGQKPQKVEAVADAESAKSSFAQQRGRMKLPVRGTITAHYGSKRADGPSWKGIFIQSGHGADIRSVANGEVVFADWLRGFGNLIIVDHGAQYMTIYANAQTLRKKVGDNVKGGDVIANVGNSSDNTQTGLYFEMRHNGRAFNPMDWVTTR from the coding sequence ATGCCTGTAAAAAAAGAAATCGGCTGTCATGTTTTTCTTCTCGCGCTGACCGTTTTCCTGTCAGCTGTACTGACTGCACCCTATACAGCAGCACAAACCTCAAAAAAGACAGCAACCACGCAAAACAGCAAAACAAAAACACCGGCAAAATCCGGTAGCACCAGCACAAAAAAAACCACCGCGAAGCCTGCCACAAAAACAGCCGCTTCCTCAAAAAAACCAGCAAAAGCGGCCACCAAATCCCCGGCAAAAGCGAGCGACACAAAGCAAAAGCAGGTGGCAGAAACCGAACGGGGAAAAGTCCGCCAGCAATTGACCCATCTGAAAAAAGAAATCGGCAAAACCGAAACCGAAAAAGGCAAGGCCGCAGACACACTGGCAAAATCTGAAGAAGCCATCAAAAGCACCAACCGCACCATCCAGGAACTCGAGCAGAAACACGCATCAACAGAAAACCGTCTTGGTCAGTTAACGTCCGAGCAATCCCAACTCGAAAAAACCGTCGCCCAGCAACAGGACCAGCTCGCGAAACTGTTGCAGGAACAATACATTTCCGGCAATGAAGACCGCATGAAGCTGCTCTTATCCGGCGACAACCCCAACCGGATCAATCGCGAACTGCAGTACATGACCTATATTTCCGAAGCCCAGGCAAAACTCACCATCGCCCTTCGCGCCAATCTGAAAACCGTCGACGGCAAGCGGCAGCAGACCGAATCAACCAAACAGGAACTGGAAAAAATCGCGCAGCAAAAACAGACACAAAAACAAAAGCTCGAAAAAGAAAAAGCCGAGCGCGCAGTGCTTTTAGCGCAGCTTTCTTCCAAACTGAAAGAACAGCAAAAACAGGCAGAACGACTGGCGCAGGATGAAAAACGGCTTTCCTCCCTGGTCGATAATCTGGCCAGGAAAATTGAAGAACAGCGCAAAGCTGCGGCAGCAAGAAAAGCTGCTGCAGCAAAAAAACAGGCCGCCAAAAAAGGGCAGAAACCTCAAAAAGTCGAGGCCGTTGCGGATGCCGAGTCTGCAAAAAGCTCCTTTGCCCAGCAGCGTGGCCGCATGAAACTGCCGGTGAGGGGAACCATCACGGCCCATTACGGATCAAAACGGGCCGATGGGCCCAGTTGGAAAGGCATTTTCATCCAAAGCGGTCATGGCGCGGATATCCGGAGTGTTGCCAATGGCGAAGTCGTCTTCGCTGACTGGCTGCGCGGCTTTGGCAACCTGATTATTGTCGACCATGGCGCACAATACATGACAATTTATGCCAATGCGCAAACCCTGCGCAAAAAGGTTGGCGACAATGTGAAAGGCGGCGATGTTATAGCCAATGTCGGCAATAGCAGCGATAATACGCAAACCGGTTTATACTTCGAGATGCGCCATAACGGGCGTGCATTCAACCCGATGGACTGGGTAACTACTAGGTGA
- a CDS encoding SH3 domain-containing protein has product MTRLIRSGLALGLLLMFSAGSVHAFDFGAIGDEPAVLYDAPSYNGIRLFIAPAHMPLEVLLTYESWTKIRDVSGDMAWVESKALGQKRYIAVKTDLARIHESPDTASPVVFQAKKNVILEVVKPVQAGWIHISHQDGQAGFVRVSDVWGV; this is encoded by the coding sequence ATGACGCGTTTGATAAGATCAGGGCTTGCACTGGGCTTGTTACTGATGTTTTCAGCAGGCAGTGTGCATGCCTTTGATTTTGGTGCGATTGGTGATGAGCCTGCTGTTTTGTACGACGCGCCAAGCTATAATGGCATCAGGCTTTTTATTGCGCCTGCGCATATGCCGCTCGAAGTGTTGCTGACTTACGAAAGCTGGACCAAGATACGTGATGTTTCCGGGGACATGGCATGGGTTGAGTCAAAGGCACTGGGGCAAAAGCGGTATATTGCGGTAAAAACGGATCTGGCGCGGATACATGAATCACCGGATACCGCGTCACCGGTTGTTTTTCAGGCGAAAAAAAATGTCATTCTGGAGGTGGTCAAGCCAGTGCAGGCTGGCTGGATACATATATCGCATCAGGATGGACAGGCGGGGTTTGTCCGGGTCAGTGATGTCTGGGGTGTGTAA